The DNA window ctgtgacacATGCTAGAAGTTCTCCAGGTATTTTCACTCATTGTTAATTTCCcagttttgtgattttagtCAGTTTACTATGAATAAGTGTGCATAGATTTCACTTGGTGATGAGTTGaataatgtgtaattttttttttttttttgtctaattaGTGAAACACTCTGCTTTGATAGCTAACTCAGTGAATACCTCTATGTCTTGCAGTGTTTTAATATATGTTTATAGTGAGTCCCACCCATGTATTTTCTTAgttttgataataaaataacacatcTCCTGTCACTTTCATGACACAGTTTGCTGTTCTTTCATCCACAACTTCACACCGCTGTGAAACTATAGACCCTTGTTTATATCataatttatcattatttaGATAGCAGACTTTACCATAGACCTCCACGGTGCAAGACGTTGTAGCATCTCCAGCGTCGCAGGTGTAAATCCCAGAATCACTGACATTACACTTCACGATCTGAAGAAATCTTTTCCTTCCCATTGCATAAATGCGCAAGTCCTTGCCTGGTTTCACCTCAACCCcattctgaaaatgattttttttaaaaagtacaatttatCATCACCAAACACCTGAAATTGTCCATTTTTGAGTGGTTCTTTATTGTTCCACATtcaaaaactcaaactcaacacTTGGtccaaaatgttcaaatgtctggttgactttttttcacaaaagcTTTGGCTGTTCATCAGGCGTCTTATGTTTGTTATCTTCAATGTGTCCATAAGAGGGTGTTGTTGgttataaagagaaaaacaaaaattcaacaCTTGCCTTCATCCATTTTACATCAACATTATGTCTTGACAGCTCACACTCAATAGAGATTACTGCCCCGTCAGGGAATCTCTGGTCTTCCAGTTTTCTGAAAATTGTGACCGGTGGCTCTGGTGAGGAAAAAGCATGATAAGTTaggcaaacacaacaaagtatCGCCATAAAACAAATCCAAGTGTATAcattgttgctttaaatttAAGGAAGCCTATATAGTGAAGTTATGTAGACTAATTCATCgtgatgacattttcatccgATCGTCATCCTCAGCTTTTCAACCCCTAGCTCAAAGGGATGATGCACACTGAGTGACTCGGTATGGAGCGGATTATTTTACAGCATGAGGTTAAACTAGCACCTGACAGAAAAGACTGAACAGAGCTACCGCTCCTCACTGGGTCGTGCTAGGCTATTTTGTGTTGTAACGTGAGCCTGGATAAAGGCAACAGTAGCAGAGCCGTCACTTTATTCTATTATCATGCCTCCACTGGCTGGCATTCGGTCTACTCTGAGTGGCCCACTTTAGCTACCAGCCTGAGGTCACAATAAAATGAGTGTAGTAAACAGTTGTTTTGGTAGTAATACAACGTACAGTTTGTGGTTGTGAACTTTGATGTTACTGAACTGCCCCACATTCATTGTGACACTATGTATGTTAAACAAAGTACCAACCCTTTCTTTAAGAGGCATATTTATAGGAAATCTCCgaatgttgttttggtttttggaacTTTCATCTAACTTATTTTCACTGAGCAGACAAAAGCTATTTTTAAACTGTGATTCTGTCACAATATGAAGTGGAAGAGAGAATCTACTGTGCATTTTCAGTGGGTTGCATAGCCAGGAATCAAACCCAAAGCTACAAACCTTCTGTTGCAAGCTCCGGGTGATTCTCATTGGACTGAATTGGGGCCATCTTTGGGTCTGCTATCTAGTTCTATTATAAATCTATGGCTATATTACTAAAGCTGTTTGTGAGCTAGTGGCGCAAAAATGGCAGAATAAATGCAGTGAATGTTTCCCAATactaacatgctagcttgaGAGCTGTGAGTACTGAAACACTATGTTAGTTCTTTACATTCATTATGATTATGTAAGGTGTTTTCTTAAACGCGAATGAGACTTGAGATAATTGGTTACCAAAGACAACGTGATGCAAAGTACAAGTCATTCAGTAGCTAATCTAGTAGAACGAAGCACAACACCACAGCAGTGAGCAGTAACTGTCGGGCTGGGAAGCCTTTCAGGACTGAGGTATAATTGTGACTGCTATTTTGctttttcacttcatttgagttgtttatttttctataaaTAACAGTGAATGGTCATCTTTTAATCAGTATAGTCAGTCAGTGCATGTTCATTTAGAGGAGTGATGATGGAGGGAGGCCTGAAGGGAGCCAGCGGGTTTgctattttcaaaaatgtagcTTGCTCTTTCTAGtttctcagcagcagttttcagCTGTGGTTGGCTTTGTATAAGTGCATTATCTCAAAAGTATGTTGAAGTACCTTAAGATGTCACTTTAAATAAAACCACATACAGTAATTGTGTTTGCTACcatgttgaaataaaatatcGGTCTCCGCTCATTGAAACACTGTCAAAATCTCATCTCATCACGTACCTTTTACAACAAGCCTTGCAGACGTCTTCAAATGCTCCACAGAGAACGTAAAGGTGGCCGTGTCCTCTACTGATAGGTTAGAGATAGTCAGGCTGTGGACTTGTCCTTTGGCACTCATACGGAAGTGACTTGTCGGCTTAAGCTGGATTCCGTTTCTCATCCAGGTGCCGGTGACTTGGGGATGGGAGAGCTCAACCTCAAAAGATGccgtttctctctctgtggttttaATGTCCATCAGTCCTctcttgattttgatttttcgaGCTGTAAGAAAAGTTGCAGAGCTGTGTAGTAGGCATCACAGTAGTCCAACAAGTGCATTTAGCTATCTACTTAatgggtattttttttgttgtagtcAAACAAAGGTCATGTTTGAAAGATTGGCCCCAGctacaaatattttcattccGCTTGAACAGGGAGCAGACGTGGTGTCCATTTTCTGTTACGAAATAGGCTTGGAGTCTGATCTGCACACAGCAGTCTGCAGTTAAACAATACAAGCTGGCACACATCGACAAGCCGATATTTCAGTCATTTGAGTATGGGGCTTTACACAAAAGCCAGCTTTgaaactgccaacatttttcaCTTATTCTAACACAGACGAGAATTCCCTGTGGAAAAAAGGAGTGTTTATTTTGGAGACCTGATGACAACAACCTTAGTTTTGAAGGCCAGGGTGTAAATTTAGATGCAATGAGAGGAGATCCAAATTCATAGGAGGTGCCAACAGCAGCCTGAAGTCCTGACTTTCCCCTGCCCGCCCACACTAGTGTTGAAAGAACAGCCTTTAATTCACCCACTGGCCTGTGGATCATAGGACTGAGAAACATAAGAAGcatgcacaaagaaaaacaagcataaGTACGTCTTAATCACGACAAGATGCCCAGTTTTATAGTGTGTCAAGCTTGCTTGATTTCCAGAGTTTCAAATGGTGCTTCTTTGTAGGAAAACTTTACTTTGCTAAATGTAATTCTGTATGTCATATCTCATGTTGTTATTCAGGCCCTTCCTTTAAAACTGTCATCTTATTTGCCTTTGACACAGCTAATGAAATCATCAGGGCTTTATTGATCCTGTGTCAATAAAGAAACCCTGCACTGAAAGTCAGCCTGGGCTGTAAGTCTATCACCTGTTTGTTGCCATCATGTTCCTGTAAAAGTGCCACCCTGGTCCCTAGTCACTCAAATTACTCTTACTCAGTTAATTGAGCTTTGCCTTCACAAGAAGCAGTGATGGTGGGTGTGCAAGAGGTGGCCCCGTCAGCAACGGtggtaaacaaacaacaacagggcATAGTGAGAACACGTGCACACTCACGTTCCACAGTGAGCTGGGCTTGCGTGCGGTCATGGAGGGTTTCACAGCTGTAGGTGCCTCGGTCAGACATGGACAGTTTGTGGATGGTGAGACTGTGTTTTAGGCCCTTGTGTTTCAGTGTATACTTGGGTCCAGGGTGGATCAGCACCCCTTGCCGCATCCACTGCAACTCTTCCGAATCCAGACTCACCTCCACCTCTAGAGTTGCCTCACTGTACTCTTCAGCTACAACTGGTGTCATTTTCTTGGCAAACAGCACCTGTTGCTCTAATAATGAATTTGAGGGGTTGTTACAACACAATCAACACTCTAGGTATGATTACAATGCATTAATGTTAAATCTGCATGACAAGGGAAGacccagacaaaacaaagaacaatatcAACCAAAGAAAATCAGCAGAGTTACACTGCAAGCTCAAGCACAGAGAGCAAGCAAAATCTCTGAGGAGCCTTGCCCCCCTGCAGTGTCGCATACCCAAAAACCACTGAGCCACTTGTCTCTGTCAGTTACCAGAGGAATTCTAACAGTAGAAGCTGCTAAGCACTAGCCGTCAAAACGCCTCTTCAACAATTTAAACTTTTCTGAAAGGGTCATTATTAAACACATTCAGTGTATGCTTATGTGATACCAACATATACAGCCATTCAAATTCTCCTTTATGTTTGCATTGACTCTAGTGCTGCAGAAAATAGCCCACAGTTGAAAATATGGTGATAACTACCGGCGAGAAGAGGGTATTGGACAGTAAATGGTTGTTGCATGTTGTGACTTCTGTGATTCATTGAGACAAATGTATATAATTATAGTGTTTATGGATGGGGCAACAACTCACCTTGAACCTTGAGTTCTGCCTCTGATACCAACCCCTCTGCATCAGCTGTCACTTTGCCGCTATCTGAAACCATGCAGTTGTGGATGCAGAGCATGTGGCATAGTCCATTGCTTGAAATGACAGTGCGCTCATTTAGAGCAACTTGCTTGCCATTTAAGTGCCACACCAACTGAGTGTCCTCCGGTGAAACCACACATTTAAATACTGCATCTTCTCCCTCACAGACCGTGATGTTACGGAGCTCCGCTATGAACTCGACAACACGGGGAACTGAAGGCAAAGCATTGAGCCGAATTAGATTCATGTGCTCCAATTTTGTAAACATGgcacatttgaatttttaaaaactattttcattCCTCatgctttatttctttctcaGCCCTTGCTTTTAACTGGTATGACTCACTTACTTTCTACAGTGACAGTAGCGGAGGTCCTGTCATCTGTTGATTCACAGGCATACTCTCCAGCATCTTCTTCCATTAGCTGGTGGATGGTAAAGCTTCGCTCTCGACCTTGTGCTCGTATTGTGTGTCGTCGGCTTGGAGAGATCTCTTGGCCATCTTTCAGCCACTGGACATCTCCTTTGGGCTTGCTGATCTCACATCGTAAAATAAGGCTGCTGCCCTTCAGAGACGCAATGTTCTCCAGTGGTCTGATAAATCTTGCCTTCATTTCTGATGAGTAGAATAGAAATATAATTCCAGAGATGTTAACTTTATGACAGTTACAGGCAAGTCAATGTTAACATGGAGAAAGAGGTCACATTGTGCTTAGGAGAGCCAAATTCTTACCTTTGACTAAAAGACTGAAATACATCTCATCTGTGCTTGCGTCACAGACATATTCTCCAgaatctgacagctgcagaggatTAATGGTGAGCTTGTGGGTATTACCCTCACTGGAGATGTGAATGTTGTCCTCGTTCAATAGTTGGCCATCTTTCAGCCACCGAACATTAGCTCTTTCTCGGTTCACAGTGGCACACAGTGTAACACTCTCATTTTCATAGGCTGAGATGCTATCCTCATATGCTTCTTTATCCACGAAAGTTACTGGTGGTTCTGAGGAAAATGAGAGTTACATAGAAGTTACCTAAAATATTGAAACAGTGAGttcattaaacaaacaacaggaatTAAAATCTGAACcgtctttaaaaatgttaagcCTCACCTTGGACCTCAACAATTGTTATTAATTTGTCATCGATGGCGTCACAAATGTATCTTCCAGAGTCTGAAGGCTGAAGTCCAGAAAGAACAAGCTTCCTCACAACGTCATGGCTGTCAATTTGTATGCGAGTGTCTGGTTTCAGTATCTCGCCGTTGCATAACCACTGCACGGTGGCGTTGGGCCGAGAAACCACACATTCCAAAATAAGGTCATCTCCTGCTACCAGGATATGATGCTCTGGGTGGCCTGAGTTGCCAATGATCTGTACCGGAGGCTCTGAACATACAAGACATTGCATTACTTTCGTCCTGAGTCAAGGAACGACAGATAATGTCTGCATTACTAAACAAATGATTACCTTTGACAGTGATATAGAAGACCATTTTATCATCCACTGCATCACAGGTGTACTCTCCTGAATCCTTGAGCTCAGCATTTAGGACAACCAGTGATCGAAAAACACCTTGCTCCTCACTACAGTACCGCTCAGTGTCgtcaattaactgattatctTTGTACCAACTGACTGAGGCATTGGATCTCGATAGCTCACACACCAGAATGATATCATCAGACACTAGGAACTGCTTTTCCGTTTTTGCATCGGTTTTTCCAAGAATTTTTACAggtaaatctgaaaaaataaacaagaaaagaacaacattcCTTGAACAGAAAATCTTGGTATGCATTCTTGGCAAAAATTACACCTTTTGTTTCATAACCTACCTTGCACTTTCACGTTGAAATCCATCACATCATCCTTTGCATCACAGATATATTGCCCAGCATCCTCCAGTGTTAGTGAGTGAACGGTTAATTGACGCACAACCCCATCCTCCAGGATAGTAATATTTCTGGAGTCCTCTACTTCTTCCCCGTTCTTCTTCCAGGTGACCTCTGCATTTGATCTTGAAACCTCACAGTCTAGAACAAGACTCTCCCCAGCCACCTTCTCTACTCTGCTTGCCATCTTCCTTGGACGTACAAAGCGAACAGGAGGTTCTGTGCATTAAGAAACATTTGTGTTAGAAATGGATAAAATGATGACACAACAAGACATTCAGGTGTTTTACTCTGTCATTCTGTAGCTATCTTTACCTGCTATGTTCACGAAGAATGTCATGGAGTCATCTGCTGTATCGCAGACGTATTCAGCGGAATCTTTGACTGTAGTTTCAGGTATGATAAGTCTTCTGTACACGCCATCCACCTCTAGAATTAGGTTGTCATTCTCCTCCACTTCCAGTCCGTCTCGATACCAACGCACAACTGCATTAGGCCGGGAGATCTCACAGCTCAGCACCATCCTCTCAGAGGTCTGCTGGCACAGTTCCATTTGGGACTGACTTGGGGACACAATCCGCACTGGAGGTTCTGGAAAAGGGCGTTAACATCCAGTTTAGCCATCACTTATCAGTTCAATGAATCCTGCAAATAATCTGCACCGTTATCTAGTTGTCATATTGATACATATATATCCCCACAGGACCTGGATGAATCAGTCAACCCCTACCTTTGGCAACGTTAAAGGCGTGGGTATGCCTGGGAGCACCGGCATTTTCCATGGTCACAGAATGCTAATCCTCGCTGTTCAATTGGTATGGTGTATCATTCATTCACGAAGATTTAGTGTCGAGTGGATATAATTAACACTATGATTATTGCTCAGCCCACTTGACTAACTCTTCTTAAGCCTTTAAAGTGCCACGGGTACATTAGTATGATACTTTGTTACTTATGCTAGTGCCGTAGAGCACCAGAAATATCACTCATAATAGATAGGCTTTCCCTTTCATGATGGCAGGTTTTTCAACCCAAATCTTTTGCCTTTAGACATATTCAGACAACACTTTctgcaaacatgttttgtttgaagcATACTGATGCCttaaatgtgtgatttataAGAAATGGTCAAGGGTAGCTCCAAAATTATAAGGGGCAGCATAACCGCTTACTGTTGCTCACAGCACTGGAAGAGCTAATTTTTGCTATAGATATATTTTGGTGGTAGCAacaagctgctgttagcaattagctcagttagctgcggAGCTGATTTGCCCTTTAAGGTGACTGGAAAGTGCCCTCACTGCAACTTCTGATGACGGGGGGCCTAACCATGGGCAAGATGCCTCAAAAAGTCACTCCCATCAAATGCCAGTTTCATGACAGGGGATTCaatacagaggtgatttacagcagctctgaccaggattGACTCTGGGGACGAGAAGACACATTTGGAGGGAACAAGAGAGGTGTGAAGCGAGAGATTTGGGTATCAGCAATAATTCAAACGGcctgttttggtgagttttatttctttttaatgtcatgtttgaaGTAACTGTGTTTTACAATAAGTTACCAGGCAATGACGCTTGTCTTAGtttggtaaaaagaaaaatacttgaGTTCAGGGGTTGTATTCTTCTTTTTAGCAAAGTAGATAGGAGTAGACAGAATCAATAATGTCTTGATATTTTgtaagtttagttttttttttgtttatttattagacTAAGTAGTGAAACTCTGAACATATAAGagctgaaactacaggggcTAATACCTCTTGCAGCATCAGTAGACATCATTACAAGATAATACATCATATTGTCTTTGACTAAACagcaacactgttgtttcttcacactctgctgaTTATGTTGGATCAATGGTTGAATtgaaaatatacacatatatgtactACATATGTAGCATTTACCTGTAATATTAAGGTGAAAGAATATTGAATCGTCAGCTGTATCACAGACGTATTCTCCAGAATCTTCAACTCCACTGGAAAGAATCTTTAGTCGTCGGTAAGGGCCTTCAATCTTGAGCTTGATGTTCTCACTCTCTTGCAGCTTTTGACCGTCTTTGTACCAGCTAACAACACCGTTGGGACGAGACAATTCACAGCTCAGAATAATTTCCTCAGGGACGTGACGCTCAAGATGGACATCCTCCTTGGGGAAGACTATCATCACCGGTGGTTCTGTGGAGGAAGAATATATGaaatttgaaacattttctttttcacatttcaataTAGGTAAGGTGAATTTAAGTAATGTTTTGTGAGGATTTTATTCATTCCATTTTTAGAGAAGTTTTCAGAAGCTATTGTATTACCTCGTATGTTGACCTtgaacattaaaatgttgtctCCTGCGCGGCATGTGTATGTGCCCGTGTCAGATAGTTGGGCTGAATGTATAGTCAGATTCCTCTTGGTGCCTTCTGCTTGCATTGTAACATTATCACTTGGTTGCATTTCAGTTCCATCTTTGTACCACTGGACAACACCATCAGCCCTTGATAGTTCGCACGACAGAACAAGCTGTTCTTGTTCCACGACACTCTTGAAAAGGTCCTCCTCTGGGACATCAGCAAATGTTACCGGTGGCGCTGCAGAAGACATTACAAAATAGAAGTAAGTCATTGCTTGAAAGTTGCATTCATTGTTTATGCTCATGCATGCAGCAGCTCTAAGGTCAGGTCTTCACAGCTTAGACATGCTGATCTCAAGCCTTGCTATCCACTGTAGATAACATAATCAGATCAGTGGTTGTTAATCCACTTTTGAagcaagatgaaaaaaatcaattgaagCAGTGCGCTTACATAAAGCAAGTACCATAGTtggacaaaacaatgaattcaaCAAAATACATGTTAGACACTAGCCATAAATGTGAAGCACGTATATGAAAACACCCAAATGTTTGATGAAATTAAGACACTTAGAAGGCTATGATGAATATGATGATGATCAGGTTTTGCTACCTTCTTAGAAATGAGAGCTCATGAAGGTGCATATGACTCTACAATGACATGTGCCAAGAAAAAGCTTAGCATATCACCTTTCACCTCCACAAAGTAATCGTTGAAATCtgagtcatcatcatcatcagttttaCAACTGTACACTCCAGAGCATGAAGACGTGGCCGACTTCGTAACCAGTGTCCTCTCATTGCCCTCTGAATCGACGTTTATTCCCAATTCTGGCAAGAGTTTTGTCCCATCATCATACAGGCATGTCTGGTTTGTGGGGTCTGAGATCTCACACTGCAGATTGATCGGGCTGCCTGCTTCAATAGACTCACTCCTTTCAGCTTCTGGAACAGCTAAGaatcaaactggtgctatagGAATTTCAATCCACTGAACAGATTCAGATTTGCTATGCTATGCagtaacatatttaaaaatgtatattctaAAGGCTGCAAAACTGACAATTTTGTGATTAAAGGAACCAGTGGTGTTTAACACGTTTGGTATAATAAAGTCTGTGCCTACTAAGGTTGACACTGAAATCAAGTAGTTACTTTGACATTGCTAAAGTCATGGACGCACATGCAATCTGGTGATTGGTGATAAGCGACCTGTTTCACATTGCACAAGATCATTTGATCCCATGTGCAGTCCTTGGTGCAGTCTTAAGCCACCACCAGGCCCTTAAAGAACAAATAGTCAACAACTTCAAGTCGGAAAGGGCCTTGCAGTATTTGATTCTTACGGCAAGAAATTCATTCAGCTACATATTCTGATAGTTAAATAGAAATCTATCGATAGCAAATAATCTCTTATCCTTAATGTACTTATCATGATCAAATTTAAGTAAACTGTTACAACATTACATTTGTCCACCAAAAGTATACATTAGTTGTAAACAAGTATTAGGACACATGAtcttaatgaataataaagtgTTGAAGCCTAAGTTGGTCTAATCACCAAACATAGGCTGAAAGAAGTTAGTGATTATGACAAGACTCAAAATACTTAGATCACCTGCAACATCCACCTTGAATTCTATATGGTCATCTGCGGCCTCACAGCTGTACAGCCCAGAGTGTCTGACTTCTGCTGACTTAATAACCACCGctctcagtttttcttttgtttggatTTCATAGTCACTCTTTGGAAGTAGCTGTTCTCCATCCTTATGCCAATAGACTTTGGCAGTTGGCTCAGAgacttcacactgcagcataaTTGGGCAGCCTGCTTCAATGAATTTGTTTCTTGCGACCTCTGGTAGTGCTGAGAACCTCACAGGAGTTTCTGGGGGGGTATTATAAGATTACAGAGTACCGCTGTTAAGCTGTCAGAACTTCCTCTAACAAGCAGTGATGTGTACATCAAATTTTTGTTGATGTGATGATTTTAGCACAAACAGATGTGAGCTCTGTGTTTTCGTACGTAAGAATGGTTTTGCAAATGTACAGGTACatttaaagataattaaaaCTGAACACAAGCAAATCACCTTCGATTTCCACATGGAATGTCACTACATCATCAATGAGGCTACAGCTGTAGAGGCCAGAGTCAGAGACCTTAGCAGAATTAATCATTAGTTTTCTTAGGCTGCCGTCTCTTTTCATATCAAGGCCAGTTCTGCAAAAAAGCTCCACCTCATCTTTAAACCAGGAAACCTGGGCAACGGGGTCTGAAACCTCACATTGGAGGATAATTGGACAACCAATTGCAATCATCttgtatttttctgattgtGGGATTGGCATGATCTGTGGCGATCGGCCTAAGAGAAGGGGATAACAAGGGTTTTGGATAAGAGATGAATTGACTTtaacaaacattcaacaaaacATACTGCCCAGCCAGTCATACCAAATAATAAGATAGAGGTGgtgtaaatgttaaaagataGTAAGCATAGAAATAAATCACCTTTTACTTCCACTGTAAATGTGATGGTGTCATCTGATGTTGAACATTCATAGGTGCCACCATGTGTATCTTCAGCTGAATGGATGTGTAGTGTCCTTGTCAGACCATCTGACTGAATTTCCATATTGTGTTGTGGTAGGAGTTTCGTCCCATCCTTGTACCAGTCAACATGAGCAGAAGGATCATGAGAGAGTTCACAGCTGAGGACAATGGGAGAGCCTTCTTGGACGGACTTGTTCCTGTCACTTTCTTCAAGGTCTGAGAACTTCACAGGTAGTGCTAAAGGTTTCAGATATTGCAGAAAGAGTGTCTTAATATACTTCATACATATAATTTCTTGAAGAATTTcaggacaaaacaacaaaacacacaacaacaaaaacacaactggcTTGACAAAGACAGT is part of the Acanthopagrus latus isolate v.2019 chromosome 9, fAcaLat1.1, whole genome shotgun sequence genome and encodes:
- the obsl1b gene encoding obscurin-like protein 1 isoform X9, whose protein sequence is MDVFGGAPRFLAYPRPVVVQSGTDAVLKCQIGGDPRPAVIWERNNEKIDPQGRYRVFEDGNVYNLIISAVTTEDSGQYICKAKNSIGETYAAATLKVEGEAQEMELREENKPRFLIKPLSTRVGRGEDAAFSCKLWGNPRPEVVWEKDGRKLNEIFESTHFSVGYQDGGWFQLKIFKTRAPDGGVYTCKARNEFGEALAGAVLLVDAGPGHEDEGNRNGYTNGHWKGLGKQRIGRQVPNRLRDDTMTKSTKVKMFAVTEGKHAKFRCFVTGKPKPEIIWRKDGRLILSGRRYLLYEDREGYFTLKVLYCKQKDNGVYVCAASNTAGQTLSAVHLSVKEPPVRFKQPLIDLEVWERDLAVLECEVPEDSVPITWYLEDRRLQPGAKYGMEEWGTKRRLTIRDIGVDDDGIYLCEMPDGGRSIAEVAVKGTILRKLPRKVDVLEGENAAFCVEVEKEEMDIHWYKDGVELRETHQTILKSFGRTHILVFVNTMPQDSGLVTFLVGRSKTSSQLRVKAARHCPPSCPVSVQINTERANAALLSWVPAQDSRKNPPSGYVLERQEVGTGSQEWLQCLTTDSATSVEILGDSVPCEADYRFRICSVNKYGKSNNVEFPKAVHLVPVARIQAPLQDALVPEGQDALFSIELSASVIGTWFLNGTQLQEDERFSMRRTRTHQSLRIRGVRDTDNGAEITFIAYGIRDSAALYIQAPLVKFSSLSEMDRNKFVEVGNPIVLYCELSDPAAPVHWYKNGVELQTIEGLHIQSEGTMRRIVIQSAEFSHSGVYCCDAIDDVIRFNVEVEAPPVRFSAIPDAERNKTIQKGYPIVLRCELSDPSAQVHWYKDGSKLHPQTGVDFQTDGLERKLIVQSADFFHSGLYCCKTKGDTITFSVDIKAPPVKFSPIPEAMRTKLIEAGCPILLQCVVSDPEAQVCWYKDEMQLISNSGLEIHSKGNTRTLVVQSAELSHSGVYRCSTQDDIVEFQVDIKALPVKFSDLEESDRNKSVQEGSPIVLSCELSHDPSAHVDWYKDGTKLLPQHNMEIQSDGLTRTLHIHSAEDTHGGTYECSTSDDTITFTVEVKGRSPQIMPIPQSEKYKMIAIGCPIILQCEVSDPVAQVSWFKDEVELFCRTGLDMKRDGSLRKLMINSAKVSDSGLYSCSLIDDVVTFHVEIEETPVRFSALPEVARNKFIEAGCPIMLQCEVSEPTAKVYWHKDGEQLLPKSDYEIQTKEKLRAVVIKSAEVRHSGLYSCEAADDHIEFKVDVAAPPVTFADVPEEDLFKSVVEQEQLVLSCELSRADGVVQWYKDGTEMQPSDNVTMQAEGTKRNLTIHSAQLSDTGTYTCRAGDNILMFKVNIREPPVMIVFPKEDVHLERHVPEEIILSCELSRPNGVVSWYKDGQKLQESENIKLKIEGPYRRLKILSSGVEDSGEYVCDTADDSIFFHLNITEPPVRIVSPSQSQMELCQQTSERMVLSCEISRPNAVVRWYRDGLEVEENDNLILEVDGVYRRLIIPETTVKDSAEYVCDTADDSMTFFVNIAEPPVRFVRPRKMASRVEKVAGESLVLDCEVSRSNAEVTWKKNGEEVEDSRNITILEDGVVRQLTVHSLTLEDAGQYICDAKDDVMDFNVKVQDLPVKILGKTDAKTEKQFLVSDDIILVCELSRSNASVSWYKDNQLIDDTERYCSEEQGVFRSLVVLNAELKDSGEYTCDAVDDKMVFYITVKEPPVQIIGNSGHPEHHILVAGDDLILECVVSRPNATVQWLCNGEILKPDTRIQIDSHDVVRKLVLSGLQPSDSGRYICDAIDDKLITIVEVQEPPVTFVDKEAYEDSISAYENESVTLCATVNRERANVRWLKDGQLLNEDNIHISSEGNTHKLTINPLQLSDSGEYVCDASTDEMYFSLLVKEMKARFIRPLENIASLKGSSLILRCEISKPKGDVQWLKDGQEISPSRRHTIRAQGRERSFTIHQLMEEDAGEYACESTDDRTSATVTVEIPRVVEFIAELRNITVCEGEDAVFKCVVSPEDTQLVWHLNGKQVALNERTVISSNGLCHMLCIHNCMVSDSGKVTADAEGLVSEAELKVQEQQVLFAKKMTPVVAEEYSEATLEVEVSLDSEELQWMRQGVLIHPGPKYTLKHKGLKHSLTIHKLSMSDRGTYSCETLHDRTQAQLTVEPRKIKIKRGLMDIKTTERETASFEVELSHPQVTGTWMRNGIQLKPTSHFRMSAKGQVHSLTISNLSVEDTATFTFSVEHLKTSARLVVKEPPVTIFRKLEDQRFPDGAVISIECELSRHNVDVKWMKNGVEVKPGKDLRIYAMGRKRFLQIVKCNVSDSGIYTCDAGDATTSCTVEVYERELLIQQGLEDLDIQEDQNAVFVCEISVEDVPGEWYKNGERIQPTSTIKIRQEGTKHFLLMCNVRAEDSGEIKFVARHVESVAYLEVEELPVNIVKPLQDKTALEKSRVILDCTVSNPRCSIRWYKGVNVILPSERFEICSEGGYRKLIIQQVALEDEGTYSVQVGEYSCSAKLTVEAQSLLMVRELKDVEVMAPDDACFECEVSAPVTKAPVWRLNGEPLQSSSQVRLEKMGTVHRLTLLQTSPDMSGAVEFTSGKATSTAQLRVLSDP